A DNA window from Selenomonas sp. oral taxon 126 contains the following coding sequences:
- a CDS encoding LptF/LptG family permease: MRLKIRILDKYIFREVFLSFLFAICAFSAVFIGSGTLFRIAQYITDYGASLPSIIKIFVFSLPGVVMWTFPMSMLLASLLTFGRLSSASEITAMKSCGIGFGRIAAPAILLGFLVSVGAILFNEHVVPRANTAYRNVIYYEIEGNSGMKSQEHLIIKEIEDGAIQRLVYARSYDADLQRLTGVSLQVFGADGKVTHVENAEYAEWTGAEWIMHKGDVYEIADEHIERRMRFETQVLPIEKDPRQIIREQKKPEEMTMRELRHQIALMQTQYVNTSKLETELYQRVSIPMASLIFTLIGVPLGLQPTRNSSSAGFAMSVIIIFIYYALMTMGNAFARGEVLPAMLAVWLPNIVGVIAGAILLRRASQ; encoded by the coding sequence ATGCGTCTGAAGATACGAATCCTCGACAAATACATCTTTCGGGAGGTCTTTCTGTCCTTCCTCTTTGCGATCTGCGCGTTCTCGGCGGTCTTCATCGGCTCGGGTACGCTCTTTCGCATTGCGCAGTACATCACGGACTACGGTGCGTCCCTGCCGTCGATCATCAAGATCTTCGTATTCAGTCTGCCCGGTGTCGTCATGTGGACGTTCCCCATGTCGATGCTGCTTGCGAGTCTCCTGACGTTCGGGCGCCTGTCCTCTGCGAGTGAGATTACGGCGATGAAGTCCTGCGGCATCGGCTTCGGGCGCATTGCCGCGCCTGCGATCCTCCTTGGGTTTCTCGTGAGCGTCGGCGCGATCCTTTTCAATGAGCACGTTGTACCGCGCGCAAATACGGCGTACCGCAACGTCATCTACTACGAGATCGAGGGCAACTCCGGCATGAAGTCGCAGGAGCATCTCATCATCAAGGAGATCGAGGACGGCGCAATCCAGCGGCTCGTCTATGCGCGTTCCTACGATGCGGATCTGCAGCGTCTCACGGGGGTGAGTCTGCAGGTGTTCGGCGCGGACGGCAAGGTCACGCATGTCGAGAATGCGGAGTACGCGGAGTGGACGGGCGCGGAGTGGATCATGCACAAGGGCGATGTCTATGAGATCGCCGACGAACATATCGAGCGCCGCATGCGCTTTGAGACGCAGGTGCTGCCCATTGAGAAAGACCCGCGTCAAATCATACGCGAACAGAAAAAACCCGAGGAGATGACGATGCGTGAGCTGCGTCATCAGATTGCACTGATGCAGACGCAGTATGTCAATACATCAAAGCTTGAGACAGAGCTGTATCAGCGCGTCTCGATCCCGATGGCGAGCCTCATCTTCACGCTGATCGGCGTGCCGCTCGGGCTGCAGCCGACGCGCAATTCCTCGTCGGCGGGCTTTGCGATGAGCGTCATCATCATCTTTATCTACTATGCACTCATGACGATGGGCAACGCATTTGCGCGCGGTGAGGTGCTGCCGGCGATGCTTGCCGTCTGGCTGCCGAATATCGTCGGCGTGATCGCGGGGGCGATTCTCCTGCGGAGGGCTTCACAGTAA
- a CDS encoding resolvase: MSRPVLAIDPGREKCGVAVLAADGSILMQEVVRTTTLDSVVGALAAAHEPTIIMGSGTTSAEARARVEALGRTVTLVDEYRTTDAAKALYWEVHPPRGWRRLVPHGMLVPPVPVDDFVAVILARRYLQEKMSD, from the coding sequence GTGAGTCGCCCCGTCCTTGCGATTGACCCCGGGCGCGAGAAATGTGGCGTCGCCGTGCTTGCGGCGGACGGCAGCATTCTGATGCAGGAGGTTGTGCGGACGACGACGCTTGACAGTGTGGTCGGCGCACTTGCGGCAGCACATGAGCCGACGATCATCATGGGCAGCGGCACGACGAGCGCAGAGGCGCGGGCACGCGTAGAGGCACTGGGGCGCACGGTGACGCTCGTCGATGAGTACCGCACGACGGACGCGGCGAAGGCACTGTACTGGGAGGTGCACCCGCCGCGCGGATGGCGGCGGCTCGTGCCGCACGGCATGCTCGTGCCGCCCGTGCCCGTGGATGATTTTGTTGCGGTGATCCTCGCGCGGCGATATTTGCAGGAGAAAATGTCTGATTGA
- a CDS encoding glutathione reductase produces the protein MGDLFREVQLFLAAPSEHRDEFDASDALIWVDWGDEDESILSYLNDVLPEEAQIDYECVDSETERGFDILLKKDGEAHAVPYAADAADRDTTLKAAQEYLAPVYEIRWYMGSLGSDTLAFTVLPTDDWEKLEREFDAEQVAYYFAPIYADSQMFEMDVDEVFDLLEQRKQ, from the coding sequence ATGGGTGACTTGTTTCGTGAAGTGCAATTGTTCCTCGCCGCTCCGAGCGAGCATAGGGACGAATTTGACGCGAGCGATGCTCTGATCTGGGTGGACTGGGGTGACGAGGATGAGAGTATTCTTTCCTATTTGAATGATGTTCTTCCGGAGGAGGCACAGATCGACTACGAATGTGTGGACTCTGAGACGGAGCGTGGATTTGATATTCTGCTGAAAAAAGATGGAGAGGCACACGCCGTCCCCTATGCGGCAGATGCTGCGGACAGGGATACAACGCTCAAGGCGGCACAGGAATACCTCGCGCCTGTATACGAGATTCGATGGTATATGGGTTCGCTCGGCAGTGATACGCTTGCGTTCACGGTTCTTCCAACAGACGATTGGGAGAAGCTGGAACGGGAGTTTGATGCGGAGCAGGTCGCCTATTATTTCGCGCCGATTTACGCAGACAGTCAGATGTTCGAGATGGACGTGGACGAAGTCTTTGATCTGCTGGAGCAGAGAAAACAATAG
- a CDS encoding AtpZ/AtpI family protein, with amino-acid sequence MEQKKTPPPSGMAEALRAFGLLSGVGIYFLVFLGIFIFLGQCADDFLGTGRVCTIAGIILGFPAAIYSLYRQLKYYKLV; translated from the coding sequence ATGGAGCAGAAGAAAACGCCGCCCCCGTCGGGGATGGCGGAGGCACTGCGCGCATTTGGTCTGCTCTCCGGGGTCGGCATCTATTTCCTCGTCTTTCTCGGAATCTTCATTTTCCTCGGGCAATGCGCTGACGACTTCCTCGGCACGGGGCGGGTTTGCACCATTGCGGGCATCATCCTCGGCTTTCCCGCCGCGATTTACTCGCTCTATCGGCAACTGAAGTATTATAAACTTGTGTGA
- a CDS encoding hexokinase, with amino-acid sequence MGFDREKFDEIKAAFTIDDDALRKITDDFRADMCAGLAGKEGATLRMLRSYAGLPSGKEHGSFLALDFGGTNVRALRILLKGDGEYEVLSRVAKPLTLPGVYDYVSADATAEEMFDFLAGIIDEAIDGNRETKYLLGHTFSFPSQQTDLYNAKLIVWTKEFATQGVEGKVVNDLLKEALARRGMTNVTPVAVINDTVAVLLAAAYKHEHTYIGSIYATGQNTCYYEEFADGSETPTVINMESGGFGHLPFSKYDDLLDRESEQPGAQRLEKMVSGRYLGTLYGAALADLLGADGVYPFSSIELSEIITDAYLDRHAAGAVIEAKTGMTFTAAERALLQELATAVIVRSARIVAATYVAIIQHRMGENEFENQFVAVDGSVYEKVPLVSHHLRGALDTLLLDEAVNVKIILENAGSALGAALAAAMTERK; translated from the coding sequence ATGGGATTTGATCGTGAAAAATTTGACGAGATAAAGGCAGCCTTCACCATAGACGACGATGCACTCCGCAAGATCACCGATGATTTCCGCGCCGATATGTGCGCGGGGCTCGCGGGAAAAGAGGGTGCAACACTCCGTATGCTCCGCTCCTATGCAGGGCTTCCGAGCGGCAAGGAGCACGGCTCCTTCCTCGCGCTCGACTTCGGCGGCACGAACGTCCGCGCCCTGCGCATCCTCCTCAAGGGCGACGGCGAATACGAGGTGCTGAGCAGGGTCGCAAAACCGCTCACCCTCCCCGGTGTCTATGACTACGTCAGCGCAGATGCGACGGCAGAGGAGATGTTTGACTTCCTCGCCGGCATCATCGACGAAGCAATCGACGGAAATCGGGAGACGAAATACCTCCTTGGACATACCTTCTCCTTCCCCTCACAGCAGACCGACCTCTACAACGCGAAGCTCATCGTCTGGACGAAGGAGTTCGCCACGCAGGGAGTTGAGGGCAAGGTCGTCAACGACCTGCTCAAGGAGGCACTCGCACGGCGCGGCATGACAAATGTCACCCCCGTCGCTGTCATCAACGATACGGTTGCAGTGCTGCTCGCAGCGGCGTACAAGCACGAGCACACCTACATTGGATCGATCTATGCCACGGGGCAGAACACCTGCTACTACGAGGAGTTCGCAGACGGCAGTGAGACGCCGACCGTCATCAACATGGAGTCGGGCGGCTTTGGACATCTGCCCTTCTCCAAATACGACGATCTTCTGGATCGGGAATCCGAGCAGCCCGGCGCACAGCGTCTGGAAAAGATGGTGTCGGGACGCTACCTCGGGACACTCTACGGTGCGGCACTTGCAGATCTCCTCGGTGCGGACGGAGTCTATCCGTTTTCGAGCATCGAGCTCTCCGAGATCATCACCGACGCCTACCTCGACCGCCATGCGGCAGGTGCGGTCATCGAGGCAAAGACGGGCATGACCTTCACCGCCGCCGAGCGCGCCCTGCTGCAGGAGCTTGCGACCGCCGTCATCGTCCGCTCTGCACGTATCGTTGCGGCGACGTACGTCGCCATCATCCAGCACCGCATGGGTGAGAACGAGTTCGAGAACCAGTTTGTCGCCGTCGACGGCTCCGTCTATGAGAAAGTCCCGCTCGTCTCACATCACCTGCGTGGCGCGCTCGACACCCTCCTCTTGGACGAGGCGGTCAACGTCAAGATCATCCTCGAAAACGCCGGCTCTGCCCTCGGCGCGGCACTCGCGGCAGCCATGACAGAGAGAAAATAA
- the scfB gene encoding thioether cross-link-forming SCIFF peptide maturase → MKVRTHKFKQNDMHILVDVNSGAVHVIDEMIYDMMDDFDGTNDEAVIARLAGRYPESELREACGELHELMAAGALFAPDINVPPTFKSRGLVKSLCLMVAQDCNLRCKYCFGDGGSYGGHRAVMSPEVGRAAVDFIIHGCGPRKHCEIDFFGGEPLMNLRTVKEVTEYVRRREQETGKEFKLTLTTNGMLLSDKNIAWLNDNNISVVLSSDGRREVHDAMRPDVRGNGSYDVVMKNFKKLVDVRHGNDYYLRGTYTRENLDFTKDVLAMNEAGFDILSMEPVVLKDSPLGFTEADLPRIFAEYDHLTETYLSRVRAGKGFFFFHFNMDLNHGPCVAKRLAGCGAGHEYYAVAENGDLYPCHQFVGREEYRLGSVFTGVENTELPTYFRNSHVLNKPLCRDCWARFYCSGGCHANADLFHGDIRHPYKLGCEIQKKRLECAILVQAVLALEQEAAEEDQRKRA, encoded by the coding sequence ATGAAAGTCCGAACGCATAAGTTCAAGCAGAACGATATGCACATCCTTGTCGATGTGAACAGCGGGGCTGTCCATGTGATTGACGAGATGATTTACGATATGATGGATGACTTCGACGGAACGAACGACGAGGCGGTGATTGCGCGCCTTGCGGGGCGCTATCCCGAGAGTGAGCTGCGTGAGGCGTGCGGGGAACTGCACGAGCTGATGGCGGCGGGCGCACTCTTTGCGCCCGACATCAACGTGCCGCCGACGTTCAAGTCGCGTGGGCTCGTGAAGTCGCTTTGTCTTATGGTGGCGCAGGACTGCAATCTGCGCTGCAAATACTGCTTCGGCGACGGCGGCAGCTACGGCGGACATCGCGCCGTCATGAGCCCCGAGGTCGGGCGCGCAGCGGTGGACTTCATCATCCATGGATGCGGCCCTCGAAAGCACTGTGAGATTGACTTTTTCGGCGGGGAGCCGCTGATGAATCTGCGCACGGTGAAGGAGGTCACGGAGTATGTCCGCCGGCGCGAGCAGGAGACGGGCAAGGAGTTCAAGCTGACGCTGACGACGAACGGCATGCTGCTCTCGGACAAGAATATCGCGTGGCTGAACGACAACAATATCTCCGTTGTGCTCTCCTCGGATGGGCGGCGCGAGGTGCACGACGCGATGCGCCCCGATGTGCGCGGCAACGGGTCGTACGATGTCGTGATGAAGAACTTCAAAAAGCTCGTCGATGTGCGTCATGGCAACGACTACTATCTGCGCGGGACGTATACGCGCGAGAATCTGGACTTTACGAAGGATGTGCTCGCGATGAATGAGGCGGGCTTCGATATCCTCTCGATGGAGCCGGTCGTCTTGAAAGACAGCCCGCTCGGCTTTACGGAGGCAGATCTGCCACGCATCTTTGCCGAGTACGACCATCTGACCGAGACGTATCTCAGCCGCGTGCGCGCGGGGAAGGGGTTCTTCTTCTTCCACTTCAATATGGATCTGAATCATGGCCCGTGCGTGGCAAAGCGTCTCGCGGGCTGCGGCGCGGGGCATGAGTACTACGCTGTGGCGGAGAACGGCGATCTCTACCCCTGCCATCAGTTCGTTGGGCGCGAGGAGTATCGCCTCGGCTCGGTCTTCACGGGCGTGGAGAATACGGAGCTGCCGACGTATTTCCGCAATTCGCACGTGCTGAACAAGCCGCTCTGCCGCGACTGTTGGGCGCGGTTCTACTGCAGCGGCGGTTGTCATGCGAATGCCGACCTCTTCCACGGAGACATCCGTCATCCGTACAAGCTGGGCTGTGAGATCCAGAAAAAGCGTCTTGAGTGCGCCATCCTCGTACAGGCAGTGCTTGCGCTCGAGCAGGAGGCGGCGGAGGAAGATCAGCGGAAAAGGGCGTAA
- the scfA gene encoding six-cysteine ranthipeptide SCIFF gives MKHIKTVNKPTMQSTLYTGGCGECQASCQSACKTSCTVGNQPCAK, from the coding sequence ATGAAGCACATCAAGACGGTCAACAAGCCGACGATGCAGTCCACGCTCTACACGGGCGGCTGCGGTGAGTGTCAGGCATCCTGCCAGTCCGCCTGCAAGACTTCCTGCACGGTGGGCAACCAGCCCTGCGCGAAGTGA
- a CDS encoding glycosyltransferase family 4 protein: protein MPDNVLAFMIALGMALIITPGVIAFARRTGALDKPDARKVHVRPIPRIGGIGIYAAFMVSILVQLLFVDLTPEFMMSLIGLMVGGTIVVAIGIIDDYCDLPAKVKLLGQIVAAAVLVIAFDVRIDFITDPLGDFIYLEWFAIPATIFWVVGLTNTVNLIDGLDGLAAGGSSIAAITIFLVAMEEGIPFVAMVTAALAGAAVGFLYYNFNPARIFMGDTGSMFLGFMLAGISIVGAVKSAATIALIVPILALGLPILDTTFAIVRRARNHRPIFKPDKGHLHHRLLAHGFTQKQAVLLMYVVSGLFGLCALALTAVSPQAAALIILIVAAAVFVGARKLGIFRMDVPQQK, encoded by the coding sequence ATGCCCGATAATGTCTTAGCATTTATGATTGCGCTTGGCATGGCGCTCATCATCACGCCCGGTGTCATCGCCTTTGCGCGGCGCACAGGGGCACTCGACAAGCCCGATGCGCGTAAGGTGCACGTGCGCCCGATCCCGCGCATCGGCGGCATCGGGATCTACGCCGCATTCATGGTGTCGATCCTCGTGCAGCTCCTCTTTGTCGACCTCACGCCGGAGTTCATGATGAGCCTCATCGGCCTCATGGTTGGCGGTACGATTGTCGTTGCAATCGGTATCATCGACGATTACTGCGACCTGCCGGCGAAGGTGAAGCTGCTCGGGCAGATCGTCGCCGCTGCTGTGCTTGTCATTGCGTTTGACGTGCGCATCGACTTCATCACCGACCCGCTTGGCGACTTCATCTATCTGGAATGGTTTGCAATTCCCGCGACGATTTTCTGGGTTGTCGGTCTGACGAATACGGTGAACCTGATCGACGGGCTGGACGGTCTTGCGGCGGGGGGTTCCTCGATTGCCGCGATTACAATTTTTCTCGTCGCGATGGAGGAGGGCATTCCCTTCGTTGCGATGGTAACGGCGGCGCTCGCGGGGGCGGCGGTTGGCTTCCTCTACTACAACTTCAACCCCGCGCGTATCTTTATGGGCGATACGGGGAGCATGTTCCTCGGCTTTATGCTCGCGGGCATCTCCATCGTCGGTGCGGTCAAGAGTGCGGCGACCATTGCGCTCATTGTGCCGATCCTCGCGCTCGGGCTGCCGATCCTCGACACGACGTTCGCCATTGTGCGGCGCGCGCGGAACCATCGCCCAATCTTCAAGCCGGACAAGGGGCATCTTCATCACCGCCTCCTTGCGCACGGCTTCACGCAGAAACAGGCAGTGCTGCTCATGTACGTTGTGAGCGGTCTCTTTGGTCTGTGCGCGCTTGCCCTCACGGCAGTCAGCCCGCAGGCAGCTGCGCTCATCATCCTGATCGTTGCGGCGGCGGTCTTCGTCGGCGCGCGTAAGCTGGGTATTTTCCGCATGGATGTGCCGCAGCAAAAATAG
- a CDS encoding methyl-accepting chemotaxis protein, which yields MIGIGVPLLLAFLVLGLVIRAIAINSIETSTATIMRETATRCEMALDDFIEQRVATLDSVGIAWNNKAPSAEDMNAACQAISKADHASVLLYSDPKGVMTTKDGIAEGFDASTRPWFKGAVATGKVFMTEPYWSTVGGTGITVTLGKPMMQNGSLVAVIGLDVSLAEVMNLFDKIQIGETGSVFVLGPKGEFVYHRNHEFQGPPITELDSGKYKDLAARLMSSKEDVFEGEFEGTKMYFASKPVGTTGWTVVVSVPHDEAFAAVSYISIVIGLVSLIAFLILGAIVTLFIRDITNPMSELDATISKLAGGDLSHRIEESARTDEIGSLQNNCAKMVRFLRDMVAGTKRASEQVFTASTDLSANTSTTAAASQSAASAVINIVEQTAEQSRIVEDATAKAQQTTRQMEIVAQSVDDVTAAASSTHTETQEGREMLNDLVRGVERIAAGAKQVGDAVRELYDGSKRIADINEVITNIAGQTKLLALNAAIEAARAGEQGRGFAIVAEEVRKLAEESESAAQQINGIISNNSAQIQTAFDLTKEQQAEVKKNVAQVKEAGGKFDTIAALIQSLTVEIEKIAVASQETRTGAESSMAAIEKLHEISHIIHQEANDVSALAEEQAASNTEIAASTGTLSTLAEELKSDVQKFKL from the coding sequence ATGATTGGGATCGGAGTCCCTCTGCTCCTCGCATTTCTCGTCCTCGGACTCGTCATCCGCGCAATTGCGATCAACTCCATCGAGACCTCAACCGCAACGATCATGCGCGAGACGGCAACGCGCTGCGAGATGGCACTCGATGACTTCATTGAGCAGCGCGTGGCGACACTCGACTCCGTCGGCATCGCATGGAACAACAAGGCACCGTCCGCCGAGGACATGAACGCAGCCTGCCAAGCGATCTCAAAGGCAGACCATGCCTCGGTTCTTCTCTACTCCGATCCAAAGGGTGTCATGACCACGAAGGACGGCATTGCCGAGGGATTCGACGCGAGCACGCGTCCGTGGTTCAAGGGTGCGGTCGCAACAGGCAAGGTCTTCATGACCGAGCCATATTGGTCGACCGTCGGTGGCACGGGCATCACCGTTACGCTCGGCAAACCGATGATGCAGAACGGCTCTCTTGTTGCTGTCATCGGCTTGGACGTCTCACTCGCCGAGGTCATGAACCTCTTTGACAAGATCCAAATCGGCGAGACCGGCTCGGTATTCGTCCTCGGTCCCAAGGGGGAGTTCGTCTACCATCGCAATCACGAGTTCCAGGGGCCTCCGATCACAGAACTGGACAGCGGCAAATACAAGGATCTCGCCGCGCGCCTCATGTCGAGCAAGGAAGATGTGTTTGAGGGCGAATTCGAAGGAACGAAGATGTACTTCGCCTCGAAGCCGGTCGGCACAACGGGCTGGACGGTTGTCGTGAGCGTCCCCCACGACGAGGCATTTGCCGCAGTGTCGTACATCTCCATCGTGATTGGGCTTGTCAGCCTGATTGCCTTCCTCATCCTCGGCGCTATCGTCACCCTCTTCATCCGCGATATCACAAATCCGATGTCCGAATTGGATGCAACGATCAGCAAACTGGCCGGCGGCGACCTCTCGCATCGCATCGAGGAGAGTGCACGCACGGACGAGATCGGTTCGCTGCAGAACAACTGTGCAAAGATGGTGCGTTTCCTGCGCGACATGGTCGCAGGCACAAAGCGTGCCTCCGAGCAGGTCTTTACGGCATCGACCGACCTCTCCGCGAACACATCCACCACAGCGGCGGCATCCCAGTCAGCAGCGTCAGCAGTCATCAACATCGTCGAGCAGACGGCGGAGCAGAGCCGCATCGTAGAGGATGCCACGGCAAAAGCGCAGCAGACGACAAGGCAGATGGAGATCGTCGCGCAGTCCGTCGACGACGTGACCGCCGCCGCCTCATCCACGCACACAGAGACGCAGGAAGGGCGCGAGATGCTGAACGACCTCGTACGCGGTGTCGAGCGCATTGCCGCCGGTGCAAAGCAGGTTGGCGACGCCGTACGGGAACTCTACGACGGGTCGAAGCGGATTGCCGACATCAACGAGGTCATTACAAATATCGCGGGACAGACAAAGCTGCTCGCGCTCAACGCCGCAATCGAGGCGGCACGCGCGGGTGAACAGGGACGCGGCTTTGCCATCGTCGCGGAGGAAGTCAGGAAGCTCGCGGAGGAGTCCGAGTCTGCCGCCCAGCAGATCAACGGCATCATCAGCAACAACTCCGCGCAGATCCAGACGGCATTTGACCTCACGAAGGAACAGCAGGCGGAGGTCAAGAAGAACGTCGCACAGGTCAAGGAGGCGGGCGGCAAATTCGACACCATCGCCGCGCTCATCCAGAGCCTGACGGTCGAAATCGAGAAGATCGCCGTCGCAAGTCAGGAGACGCGCACGGGCGCGGAGAGTTCGATGGCAGCCATCGAAAAACTCCACGAGATCTCGCACATCATCCATCAGGAGGCAAACGATGTCTCCGCGCTTGCCGAGGAACAGGCGGCATCGAATACGGAGATCGCAGCCTCGACAGGCACGCTCTCCACACTCGCCGAGGAACTCAAGAGCGACGTTCAGAAGTTCAAACTCTGA
- a CDS encoding DUF3084 domain-containing protein: MYGITLILVLAVVGGVIAFIGDRLGTRIGKKKLSIFGLRPRHTAVIVTIFTGICITTVTFGILAAASENVRTALFGMDRLNAMIADTRAALDFTSDELDRAKSAQEKAGDDLKKSEEEIARLEGEQSELRAESDRLSEGNRALMMEKEGLISLNGRLSGENETLQADIQALGVRANELRENILNLREGNIVYQAGEIIASGTIPAGLSHDEIERGMAGIAQLGTRNISARLGENHTDQDIWIYGPEYDAAVKAIEASSVDMIVRIVAAGNLVRGDEIRASIELYPNRVIYRDGELIIARVYAPEGMGAAAEQSVMSFLREVNAAASAKGILPDPIRGTVGVIEGAEFYSLVQDLEARTDAVVISAYADGDTDAMGPLRLKFKIESENGGGA, from the coding sequence ATGTACGGTATCACACTCATCCTCGTTCTCGCGGTTGTCGGCGGCGTCATCGCCTTCATCGGTGACCGTCTCGGCACGCGCATCGGCAAGAAGAAACTCTCAATCTTTGGGCTGCGTCCGCGTCACACGGCGGTCATTGTCACGATCTTTACGGGGATCTGTATCACAACGGTGACGTTCGGCATTCTCGCGGCGGCGTCCGAGAATGTGCGCACGGCGCTCTTCGGCATGGATCGGCTGAATGCGATGATTGCCGATACGCGTGCGGCGCTCGACTTTACCTCGGATGAACTGGATCGTGCGAAAAGCGCGCAGGAGAAGGCGGGCGATGATCTGAAAAAATCAGAGGAGGAGATTGCGCGGCTCGAGGGCGAGCAGTCGGAGCTGCGCGCGGAGTCGGATCGGCTGTCTGAGGGCAACCGCGCGCTCATGATGGAAAAGGAGGGGCTGATCTCCCTCAACGGGCGGCTCTCGGGGGAGAACGAGACGCTGCAGGCGGATATTCAAGCCCTTGGTGTGCGTGCAAACGAACTGCGCGAGAACATCCTGAACCTGCGCGAGGGGAATATTGTCTATCAGGCGGGGGAGATCATCGCGAGCGGGACGATTCCTGCGGGGCTCTCGCACGATGAGATTGAGCGCGGGATGGCGGGGATCGCACAGCTCGGCACGCGCAATATCTCTGCGCGCCTCGGTGAGAACCACACGGATCAGGATATCTGGATCTATGGACCGGAGTACGATGCCGCTGTGAAAGCAATCGAGGCGAGCTCCGTCGATATGATTGTGCGCATTGTTGCGGCGGGGAATCTCGTGCGCGGGGATGAGATCCGCGCGTCCATCGAGCTGTACCCGAATCGCGTTATCTATCGCGACGGCGAGCTCATCATCGCGCGCGTCTACGCGCCCGAGGGCATGGGTGCGGCTGCAGAGCAGTCGGTCATGTCGTTCCTGCGCGAGGTGAACGCGGCGGCATCGGCAAAGGGCATTCTGCCGGATCCAATTCGCGGAACGGTCGGCGTGATCGAGGGCGCGGAGTTCTACAGCCTCGTGCAGGATCTCGAGGCGCGGACGGATGCGGTCGTCATCTCTGCCTATGCGGACGGTGATACGGATGCAATGGGACCTCTGCGGCTGAAATTCAAGATTGAAAGTGAAAACGGGGGCGGCGCGTGA
- the wecB gene encoding non-hydrolyzing UDP-N-acetylglucosamine 2-epimerase yields the protein MTGKIKVMSIFGTRPEAIKMAPVVRGLMQYTDEIETRTLVTAQHREMLDQVLHLFHIVPDYDLNIMAAGQTLFDITTRAMMGINEVFQQERPDLVLVHGDTTTTFAGALAAFYHQIPVGHVEAGLRTHDIYSPFPEEMNRRLTGGIATLHFAPTPTAHANLLAEGVPERRIFVTGNTVIDALHHIVRPDYVLPTELAGVDFANHRVLLVTTHRRENLGEPMRHVYRAIRSIIEQMDDVEVVFPVHRNPKVREIVREELGGIPRVHLIDPLDYEPFANLMARVDIVLTDSGGIQEEAPSLGKPVLVLRDTTERPEAVTAGTVRLIGTDEQRVYDETMRLLTEPTAYTHMAEAVNPYGDGEASRRIIEAILYHAGHSHTKPEPFGA from the coding sequence ATGACCGGCAAAATCAAAGTCATGTCGATCTTTGGCACGCGTCCCGAGGCAATCAAGATGGCGCCCGTCGTCAGGGGCCTCATGCAGTACACGGACGAGATCGAAACGCGCACGCTCGTCACGGCGCAGCACCGCGAGATGCTCGATCAGGTGCTGCATCTCTTCCACATCGTCCCGGACTACGATCTTAATATCATGGCGGCGGGGCAGACCCTCTTTGACATCACCACGCGCGCCATGATGGGCATCAACGAGGTGTTTCAGCAGGAGAGACCCGACCTCGTGCTCGTCCACGGCGACACGACCACCACCTTTGCGGGTGCACTCGCTGCGTTCTACCATCAGATCCCCGTCGGACACGTCGAGGCGGGGCTTCGGACACATGACATCTATTCGCCGTTCCCCGAGGAGATGAACCGCCGTCTCACGGGCGGCATTGCGACTCTGCATTTCGCTCCGACGCCGACTGCGCACGCGAACCTCCTTGCCGAGGGCGTGCCCGAGCGGCGCATCTTTGTCACGGGCAACACCGTCATTGACGCACTGCATCACATCGTGCGTCCCGACTATGTGCTGCCGACGGAGCTTGCTGGTGTGGACTTTGCAAATCACCGCGTTCTCCTCGTTACGACCCATCGACGGGAGAACCTCGGTGAGCCGATGCGCCATGTCTACCGTGCGATTCGCAGCATCATTGAGCAGATGGACGATGTGGAGGTCGTCTTTCCCGTTCACCGCAATCCGAAGGTGCGTGAGATCGTGCGCGAGGAGCTCGGCGGGATTCCGCGCGTCCACCTCATCGACCCGCTTGACTACGAGCCGTTCGCAAATCTCATGGCGCGCGTTGACATCGTGCTGACGGACTCAGGCGGCATTCAGGAGGAGGCCCCCTCCCTCGGCAAGCCTGTGCTCGTCCTGCGTGACACGACCGAGCGTCCCGAGGCGGTCACGGCGGGAACCGTGCGCCTCATCGGCACGGATGAGCAGCGTGTCTATGACGAGACCATGCGCCTCCTGACCGAGCCGACTGCCTATACGCACATGGCGGAGGCGGTGAATCCCTACGGCGATGGTGAGGCTAGTCGCCGTATCATCGAGGCGATCCTCTACCATGCGGGACATTCGCACACGAAGCCGGAGCCGTTCGGGGCGTAA